The following coding sequences lie in one Deltaproteobacteria bacterium genomic window:
- a CDS encoding type II toxin-antitoxin system HicA family toxin encodes MNRIELLRHLQRRGCRLVREGGRHSWWRNQRGDRRSAVPRHREINDLLA; translated from the coding sequence ATGAATCGGATCGAACTCCTAAGGCACCTGCAAAGGCGCGGTTGCCGGCTGGTTCGTGAAGGAGGGCGGCACTCATGGTGGCGCAACCAGCGCGGCGACCGGCGTTCTGCAGTTCCGAGGCACCGTGAAATCAACGACCTTCTAGCCTGA
- a CDS encoding type II toxin-antitoxin system HicB family antitoxin: MWTVRETRVGRRRNVEYTAVTKYSDGWWIGWIEEVPGVNCQERTHEELRQSLAEALAEALDFNRKEALAAAGDNYREEKVTIA; encoded by the coding sequence ATGTGGACAGTCCGCGAGACACGGGTCGGAAGGAGAAGGAACGTGGAGTACACGGCGGTCACTAAGTATTCCGACGGATGGTGGATTGGCTGGATTGAAGAAGTTCCCGGCGTCAATTGCCAGGAACGCACTCACGAGGAATTGCGCCAGAGCCTTGCTGAAGCGCTTGCTGAAGCACTTGATTTCAATCGGAAAGAAGCCTTGGCTGCGGCAGGTGACAACTATCGGGAGGAGAAGGTCACCATTGCATGA
- a CDS encoding glutathione S-transferase family protein, with amino-acid sequence MITLYSKATSNGRKASIMLEESGLDYMVRPMALENMEQKEDWYLAINPNGRIPCIVDDDGPGGQTVTVFESGAILIYLAEKSGRLLPQEPAARIEVLNWLFFASGHITHTGLGVHWQVRRRDAGEEHAHLDVWQKENNRVYGVLNRGLKDRDYLAGDYSIADISAYPWIYRWRMQEIDLDRYPNVRDWLARVGARPAVQRGVQIPPRDDDF; translated from the coding sequence ATGATCACCCTCTACAGCAAGGCCACCTCCAACGGCCGCAAAGCCTCCATCATGCTGGAGGAATCGGGGCTGGACTACATGGTCAGGCCCATGGCCCTGGAGAACATGGAGCAGAAGGAAGACTGGTACCTCGCCATCAACCCCAACGGCCGGATACCCTGCATCGTCGATGACGACGGTCCGGGCGGCCAGACCGTCACGGTGTTCGAGTCCGGCGCCATCCTCATCTATCTCGCGGAGAAATCGGGACGGCTACTGCCTCAGGAACCGGCGGCGCGCATAGAGGTCCTCAACTGGCTCTTCTTCGCCTCCGGCCACATCACCCACACCGGTCTCGGCGTGCACTGGCAGGTCCGCCGCCGCGACGCCGGCGAAGAGCACGCCCACCTGGACGTCTGGCAGAAGGAGAACAACCGCGTCTACGGCGTCCTCAACCGCGGGCTGAAAGACCGGGACTACCTGGCGGGCGACTATTCCATCGCCGACATCTCGGCCTACCCCTGGATCTACCGCTGGCGGATGCAGGAGATCGACCTCGACCGCTATCCCAACGTGCGTGACTGGCTGGCCCGGGTCGGCGCCCGGCCGGCGGTGCAGCGGGGGGTGCAGATTCCACCGCGGGATGACGACTTTTGA
- a CDS encoding HAD family hydrolase — protein sequence MANTPKIVFFDLDGTLLRSQEGHVAFNEAILKTFGVPGDIRTIRPDGKTDPIILQEIFDAGGHDVEWSPADTATFSTNLKDCYTRAISEGPTRVRALPGVPELVGELSRLPDLCLGVVTGNMEVTGRLKLQAAGVAEHIGPGAFGSDSANRNDLPRIAMERWSAHLNLPVEPRHCVIVGDTPRDLEAARSNGMKCLLVATGRYNPLEELRKIEPDELLPDFSDTRAAVQALMGLFG from the coding sequence ATGGCCAACACACCCAAAATCGTCTTTTTCGACCTCGACGGCACGCTGCTGCGCTCTCAGGAGGGCCACGTGGCCTTCAACGAGGCCATCCTCAAGACCTTTGGCGTCCCCGGCGACATCCGCACCATCCGGCCCGACGGCAAGACTGATCCGATCATCCTGCAGGAGATCTTCGACGCCGGCGGCCACGACGTGGAATGGAGCCCGGCGGACACGGCCACCTTCAGCACGAACCTGAAGGACTGCTACACGCGCGCCATCTCCGAGGGTCCCACCCGAGTGCGCGCGCTCCCCGGCGTCCCCGAGCTGGTGGGCGAGTTGAGCCGCCTGCCGGACCTGTGCCTTGGCGTCGTCACCGGCAACATGGAGGTCACCGGCCGCCTCAAGCTCCAGGCCGCCGGCGTCGCCGAGCACATCGGCCCCGGCGCCTTCGGCAGCGACTCCGCCAACCGCAACGACCTCCCCCGCATCGCCATGGAACGGTGGAGTGCCCACCTGAACCTCCCGGTGGAGCCGCGCCACTGCGTCATCGTCGGCGACACCCCACGGGACCTGGAAGCCGCGAGAAGCAACGGCATGAAATGTCTGCTCGTGGCCACCGGGCGTTACAATCCCCTGGAGGAGCTTCGGAAGATCGAACCCGACGAGTTGTTGCCCGACTTCTCGGACACGCGGGCGGCGGTGCAGGCGCTGATGGGGTTGTTCGGGTAG
- a CDS encoding alanine--glyoxylate aminotransferase family protein, whose protein sequence is MIKQYLLSPGPTPIPNEVQLAMAQTMIHHRTPEFAAVLEEARAGLKPLFGTANDVIIFASSGTGAMEAAVANLFSPGDKVVVVNGGKFGERWLRICRAYGLDVVEIPVEWGTAVEVSAVEQALKANPDTKGVLIQASETSTTTLHPVREIAELTRGDGPLLLVDGVTAVGVLSVPMDEWGIDVLVTGSQKAMMLPPGLAFIGLNDRAWQRAKEPASPRFYFDLESERKGQAKGSTAYTPAVSLVFGLCAALKLMREEGLERVYARHDRMARATRAAVTAMGLKLLSPDNPSPAATGFYVPDGSDGDVLLDYLRAHMGITLAEGQDHLSGKVIRIAHVGHMGAFDVIVAISALEMAFRKFGLPVTLGKGVAAAQEILMEALD, encoded by the coding sequence ATGATCAAGCAATACCTGCTGTCTCCCGGGCCGACACCCATTCCCAACGAAGTGCAACTGGCCATGGCCCAGACCATGATCCACCACCGGACGCCGGAGTTCGCGGCGGTCCTGGAGGAGGCCCGCGCGGGGCTCAAGCCTCTGTTCGGCACGGCCAACGACGTGATCATCTTCGCTTCCTCCGGCACCGGCGCCATGGAGGCGGCGGTGGCCAACCTGTTCTCGCCGGGCGACAAGGTCGTCGTGGTCAACGGCGGCAAGTTCGGCGAGCGCTGGCTGCGCATCTGCCGCGCCTACGGTCTCGACGTCGTGGAGATCCCGGTGGAATGGGGCACGGCCGTGGAGGTGAGCGCGGTGGAACAGGCGCTCAAGGCGAACCCGGACACGAAGGGCGTATTGATCCAGGCCAGCGAGACCTCCACCACCACGCTCCATCCCGTACGCGAGATCGCCGAGCTGACGCGCGGCGATGGGCCGCTGCTGCTGGTGGACGGCGTCACGGCGGTGGGCGTGCTGTCCGTGCCCATGGACGAATGGGGCATCGACGTGCTGGTGACGGGCTCCCAGAAGGCGATGATGCTGCCACCGGGGCTGGCCTTCATCGGCCTCAACGACCGCGCCTGGCAACGCGCGAAAGAACCCGCCTCGCCGCGCTTCTACTTCGACCTGGAGAGCGAGCGCAAGGGACAGGCCAAGGGCTCCACCGCGTATACGCCGGCGGTGTCGCTGGTGTTCGGGCTGTGCGCCGCTCTGAAGCTCATGCGCGAGGAAGGTCTGGAACGGGTCTACGCACGGCACGACCGCATGGCCCGGGCCACCCGCGCGGCGGTGACGGCCATGGGGCTCAAGCTCCTGTCCCCGGACAACCCCAGCCCCGCGGCCACCGGCTTTTACGTCCCCGACGGCTCCGACGGCGACGTGCTGCTCGACTACCTGCGGGCGCACATGGGAATCACCCTGGCGGAGGGACAGGACCACCTGTCGGGAAAGGTGATCCGCATCGCCCATGTGGGACACATGGGGGCATTCGACGTGATCGTGGCCATCAGCGCGCTGGAGATGGCGTTTCGTAAGTTCGGTCTGCCGGTCACCCTCGGCAAGGGCGTGGCCGCGGCCCAGGAGATCCTCATGGAGGCACTGGATTGA
- the serA gene encoding phosphoglycerate dehydrogenase, which yields MKVLVSDPLPDVGLEVLNKAADIDVDVRVGLEPDALKEIIGDYDGLILRSGTKVTADVIEAAGRLKIIGRAGVGVENIDVDAASQRGIVVMNTPGGNNVTTGEHTISLMMALARHIPQAVASVKSGKWSRQKFTGVELCNKTLGVIGLGNVGGIVAERALGLRMKVLGYDPFIPAEAAARMGVESASLDDIYARADFITVHVPLIDETRGLINRETIARMKDGVRIINCARGGIVDENDLADAIKEGKVAGAAVDVYVEEPPGPEHPLVQLDQVVTTPHLGASTDEAQLNVSIAVAEQVRDYLVDGVVRYAVNAPSVSQDLLRELQPYLTLGEKLGSLHVQLLGRFPEEIQIEGGGDVAQYDIAPIALAVLKGVLSFALGERVNYVNAPFIAQERGIKVVQSKSESAEDFASYIKVRVRSQGEVAEIEGALFGTNNPRIVRINDFYFEAVPEGHILVSYNRDVPGVVGALGSLLGDNGINIAGLELGREQAGGRAISFIHVDNAVPKEVMDKFRALPEVISSTAVKL from the coding sequence ATGAAGGTACTGGTTTCGGACCCGCTGCCGGACGTGGGCCTGGAGGTGCTGAACAAGGCCGCGGACATCGACGTGGACGTGCGCGTGGGGCTCGAGCCCGACGCGTTGAAGGAGATCATCGGCGACTACGACGGTCTGATCCTGCGCAGCGGCACCAAGGTGACCGCGGACGTCATCGAGGCCGCCGGCCGGCTCAAGATCATCGGCCGGGCGGGCGTGGGCGTGGAGAACATCGACGTGGACGCCGCCAGCCAGCGCGGCATCGTGGTGATGAACACGCCGGGAGGCAACAACGTCACCACCGGCGAGCACACCATCTCGCTCATGATGGCCCTGGCGCGGCACATTCCCCAGGCGGTGGCGTCGGTCAAGAGCGGCAAGTGGAGCCGCCAGAAGTTCACCGGCGTGGAGCTGTGCAACAAGACCCTGGGGGTTATCGGCCTGGGCAACGTCGGGGGCATCGTCGCCGAGCGCGCCCTGGGCCTGCGCATGAAGGTACTCGGCTACGACCCCTTCATCCCGGCCGAGGCGGCGGCGCGCATGGGCGTGGAATCCGCGAGCCTGGACGACATCTACGCGCGCGCGGACTTCATCACCGTGCACGTCCCGCTCATCGACGAGACCCGCGGCCTCATCAACCGCGAGACCATCGCCCGGATGAAGGACGGCGTGCGCATCATCAACTGCGCGCGCGGCGGCATCGTGGACGAGAACGACCTGGCCGACGCCATCAAGGAAGGCAAGGTGGCGGGAGCGGCGGTGGACGTGTACGTGGAGGAGCCGCCCGGCCCGGAGCACCCGCTGGTGCAACTGGACCAGGTGGTGACCACACCGCACCTGGGCGCGTCCACGGACGAGGCCCAGCTCAACGTCTCCATCGCCGTGGCGGAGCAAGTGCGGGACTACCTCGTGGACGGCGTCGTCCGGTACGCCGTGAACGCCCCCAGCGTGAGCCAGGACCTGCTGCGGGAGCTGCAGCCCTACCTGACCCTGGGCGAGAAGCTCGGCAGCCTCCACGTGCAGTTGCTCGGCCGGTTCCCGGAAGAGATCCAGATCGAGGGCGGCGGCGACGTGGCCCAGTACGACATCGCCCCCATCGCCCTGGCGGTGCTGAAGGGCGTGCTGAGCTTCGCCCTGGGGGAACGGGTCAACTACGTGAACGCGCCGTTCATCGCGCAGGAGCGTGGCATCAAGGTGGTCCAGTCCAAGAGCGAAAGCGCGGAGGATTTCGCCAGCTACATCAAGGTGCGGGTGCGCTCGCAAGGCGAGGTAGCGGAGATCGAGGGCGCCCTCTTCGGCACCAACAACCCGCGTATCGTGCGCATCAACGACTTCTACTTCGAGGCCGTTCCCGAGGGGCACATTTTGGTGTCCTACAACCGCGACGTGCCCGGGGTGGTGGGCGCGCTGGGCTCGCTGCTGGGCGACAACGGCATCAACATCGCCGGACTGGAGCTGGGGCGGGAACAGGCCGGCGGCCGCGCGATTTCGTTCATCCACGTGGACAACGCGGTGCCCAAGGAAGTGATGGACAAGTTCCGGGCGCTGCCCGAGGTGATCTCCTCGACGGCCGTGAAGCTGTGA
- a CDS encoding adenylosuccinate synthase: protein MANVAVIGAQWGDEGKGKIVDLLARRSDVVVRFQGGNNAGHTLVVNGKKTILHVIPSGALHEDKVCVIGNGVVLDVEVLLDELHELRRQGHLTDKRQLRISEQAHLIMPYHRAIDLARERMRGEGKIGTTGRGIGPTYEDKAARVGIRVVDLLEEDTFRAKLEHNIAEKNVYLKAILKEQALDFDDIHRTYGGYRDRLAPYVTDTGVLLEEFFREGKNVLFEGAQGTLLDLDHGTYPYVTSSNTVIGGVCSGAGVGPRHIHEVIGITKAYTTRVGGGPFPSELTGSEGDKLRQDGDEYGATTGRPRRCGWFDAVAVRHAVRLNGLTGLALTKLDVLTGSPRIRVCTAYRVGGKLLRHFPASLKVMETLEPVWEEFPGWQEPVTGARRVADLPANARRYMERLEELVETEIVIVSVGPDRDQTILLKNPFDAR from the coding sequence GTGGCGAACGTCGCGGTCATAGGCGCCCAATGGGGCGACGAGGGCAAGGGCAAGATCGTCGATCTGCTGGCCCGGCGGTCGGACGTGGTGGTGCGCTTCCAGGGCGGCAACAACGCCGGCCACACCCTGGTGGTGAACGGCAAGAAGACCATCCTGCACGTGATCCCCTCGGGCGCGCTTCACGAGGACAAGGTCTGCGTCATCGGCAACGGCGTGGTGCTCGACGTCGAAGTGCTGCTGGACGAGTTGCACGAGCTGCGGCGGCAGGGGCACCTCACGGACAAGCGCCAGCTCCGCATCAGCGAACAGGCGCACCTGATCATGCCCTACCACAGGGCCATCGACCTGGCGCGGGAGCGCATGCGCGGCGAGGGCAAGATCGGCACCACCGGCCGGGGCATCGGCCCCACCTACGAGGACAAGGCGGCGCGCGTGGGCATCCGCGTGGTGGACCTGCTGGAGGAGGACACCTTCCGCGCCAAGCTCGAGCACAACATCGCGGAAAAGAACGTCTACCTGAAGGCGATCCTCAAGGAGCAGGCGCTGGACTTCGACGACATCCACCGCACCTACGGCGGTTACCGCGACAGGCTGGCGCCGTACGTCACCGACACCGGGGTATTGCTGGAGGAGTTCTTCCGCGAAGGAAAAAACGTGCTGTTCGAGGGCGCCCAAGGGACTCTGCTGGACCTCGACCACGGCACCTATCCGTACGTCACCTCGTCCAACACGGTCATCGGCGGGGTATGCAGCGGCGCGGGCGTCGGACCGCGGCACATCCACGAGGTCATCGGCATCACCAAGGCCTACACAACCCGTGTGGGCGGCGGACCGTTTCCCAGCGAGCTCACCGGGTCCGAGGGCGACAAGCTGCGCCAGGACGGCGACGAGTACGGCGCCACCACCGGACGGCCGCGCCGTTGCGGCTGGTTCGACGCGGTGGCGGTGCGGCACGCGGTGCGCCTCAACGGCCTCACCGGCCTCGCCCTGACCAAGCTGGACGTGCTCACCGGGTCACCCCGAATCCGCGTGTGCACGGCCTACCGGGTGGGAGGCAAGCTCCTGCGCCACTTTCCCGCAAGCCTCAAGGTGATGGAGACCCTGGAGCCCGTGTGGGAAGAATTCCCCGGCTGGCAGGAACCGGTCACGGGCGCTCGCCGCGTCGCCGACCTGCCCGCCAACGCGCGACGCTACATGGAGCGGCTGGAAGAACTCGTGGAGACGGAGATCGTCATCGTATCCGTGGGCCCGGACCGTGACCAGACCATCCTCCTCAAGAACCCCTTCGACGCCCGCTGA